A genomic segment from Gemmatimonadota bacterium encodes:
- a CDS encoding copper resistance protein CopC, with product MSRQLTIRRALGLLISIFVIVAPRAAFAHAHLVKSVPSAGARVAAAPNTIQLWFSEAPEASLTTIILSAADGRVFQLGKVTAVPDTSVSVLAIINGVLAPGDYTVKWRTVAADDGHPSNGGFSFTVTGIISATGTATTATAPPSGSVTVIPTEPNAEPMAVSGMDVESPIYVIVRWLSFTGLVLLVGVVAFRLLVLPRVGASPALALARAGTHEVLATAIVPRLATLGIVAGLAVVIAAMGRLLAEQSVMAASMTMSVTAIVGQTTWGSVWLLQVGAAIVACAGFALARRRLGAGVGVGWSIAAIAALVLAVTPALSGHAAGMPHWRTFAVTTDAIHVISAGAWLGSLCVLVFVGLPAAIRTQSRNTSTGHSTGLMADMVNAFSPIALTFAAIVVLTGLISAWLRLGSVSALWRTSYGVVLLIKLALVGGVFAAGAFNWLRMRSALARSALSHAASGGSESPHASSSASVRFQRSGTFELVFGVLVIAATAVLVAMPTPVH from the coding sequence ATGAGTCGTCAACTGACCATCCGTCGCGCGTTGGGACTGCTCATTTCGATCTTCGTGATCGTCGCGCCGCGCGCCGCATTCGCGCACGCTCATCTCGTAAAGAGCGTGCCATCCGCTGGCGCGAGGGTTGCCGCAGCTCCGAATACGATTCAACTGTGGTTCAGCGAAGCACCGGAAGCCTCGTTGACCACCATCATTCTCTCGGCCGCAGACGGCCGCGTCTTTCAACTGGGAAAAGTGACGGCGGTCCCGGACACATCGGTGTCGGTCTTGGCGATTATCAATGGTGTGTTGGCTCCGGGTGATTACACAGTGAAATGGCGCACAGTGGCGGCTGACGACGGCCATCCGTCGAACGGTGGCTTTTCGTTCACTGTGACTGGGATTATTAGTGCGACTGGTACCGCAACGACCGCGACCGCGCCGCCGAGTGGATCGGTGACGGTAATTCCAACCGAGCCGAATGCCGAACCTATGGCTGTGTCCGGAATGGATGTCGAGTCGCCGATTTATGTGATCGTCCGATGGCTGAGCTTCACAGGCCTCGTTCTTCTTGTCGGAGTTGTCGCGTTTCGCCTGCTCGTGCTGCCGCGGGTTGGCGCTTCACCGGCCCTGGCTCTGGCCCGGGCCGGAACACACGAAGTGCTTGCCACGGCAATTGTCCCCCGGCTTGCGACACTCGGCATCGTCGCGGGTCTGGCTGTCGTGATAGCGGCGATGGGTCGCCTCCTTGCGGAGCAATCGGTGATGGCAGCCTCGATGACTATGAGTGTGACAGCCATCGTCGGCCAGACCACTTGGGGAAGCGTGTGGCTTCTTCAGGTCGGAGCGGCGATCGTCGCATGCGCAGGATTCGCGCTTGCACGCCGCCGCCTTGGCGCCGGCGTGGGCGTCGGCTGGAGCATCGCCGCGATTGCCGCTCTTGTTCTGGCCGTTACACCTGCACTTTCCGGGCACGCCGCTGGAATGCCTCATTGGAGGACATTCGCCGTAACAACCGACGCGATACACGTAATTTCGGCCGGTGCATGGCTCGGAAGTCTGTGCGTGCTTGTGTTCGTGGGTCTTCCGGCGGCCATTCGTACTCAATCGCGTAACACATCTACCGGCCACTCCACTGGTCTCATGGCCGATATGGTCAACGCATTCAGTCCCATTGCGCTCACGTTTGCGGCGATCGTCGTACTGACGGGTCTCATCTCCGCGTGGCTGAGGCTCGGATCCGTCTCTGCACTGTGGCGCACCTCGTACGGCGTTGTCTTGCTCATAAAGCTCGCGCTGGTCGGAGGCGTATTTGCTGCCGGCGCATTCAACTGGCTCCGCATGCGATCCGCACTCGCTCGATCCGCTCTTAGCCACGCGGCGTCAGGTGGTAGCGAATCGCCACACGCTTCTTCCAGTGCCAGCGTGCGCTTTCAGCGGTCCGGAACGTTCGAGCTGGTGTTCGGCGTGCTGGTCATCGCGGCGACTGCCGTACTCGTAGCCATGCCAACTCCGGTTCACTGA
- a CDS encoding DUF4393 domain-containing protein encodes MAGHVNPREENHGDQQTGALGVEVYKDIARPSAQAVGDTLGSVAQLVLRPLQFLVDKGHAGLDRLFESVDRRLVDVPIDQRVEPAAYVAGPLLLSAALVADQTELREMYAKLLASAINVRTATDIHPSFVGIISQLTADEAKLVAAFTSRSIFPGVRLSISPNGFGEASNAANTVRVIDPWFSTITSPTNFTYPERLGSYVNNVVRLGLVHEGTWTSDRLVNGSLTECAESAAQLMNDPRFGGLGTNDERARIEGEVRIVLGDFELRPMEWLNTKFWWVELTDFGKRFVTACVDAPI; translated from the coding sequence TTGGCCGGGCACGTCAATCCGCGGGAAGAGAACCATGGTGACCAACAGACTGGCGCGCTAGGCGTCGAGGTCTATAAGGACATTGCTCGTCCGAGCGCTCAAGCTGTCGGCGACACTTTGGGATCGGTGGCACAGCTCGTTCTCCGTCCGCTACAATTCCTTGTAGATAAGGGGCACGCCGGTCTAGACCGTCTTTTCGAGTCAGTTGATCGGCGCCTCGTGGACGTCCCAATAGACCAACGGGTAGAGCCAGCCGCCTATGTTGCTGGCCCATTACTTCTATCCGCAGCGCTCGTCGCTGACCAGACCGAGCTACGCGAGATGTACGCGAAGTTGTTGGCAAGTGCGATCAACGTGCGCACCGCGACAGATATTCATCCGAGCTTCGTTGGGATCATCAGCCAACTCACTGCCGACGAAGCGAAGCTCGTGGCAGCTTTTACCTCACGAAGTATCTTCCCGGGCGTACGCCTGTCGATATCACCAAACGGGTTCGGCGAAGCAAGTAATGCAGCTAATACGGTGCGAGTGATCGACCCGTGGTTCTCGACAATTACCTCGCCCACCAACTTCACATATCCAGAACGGCTCGGCAGCTATGTCAACAATGTTGTGCGCTTAGGGCTCGTTCATGAGGGAACGTGGACCAGCGATAGGCTGGTTAATGGATCATTAACGGAATGCGCTGAGAGCGCCGCTCAACTCATGAACGACCCACGATTCGGTGGGCTGGGCACCAACGACGAGCGCGCGCGGATTGAGGGTGAGGTGCGCATCGTCCTTGGCGACTTCGAGTTACGACCCATGGAATGGTTGAACACGAAATTCTGGTGGGTCGAGCTTACCGACTTCGGGAAACGCTTTGTTACGGCATGCGTTGACGCGCCTATCTAG
- a CDS encoding ATP-binding protein encodes MTPPWPLTEETLRGLIAEDESRNVEFKQSDYDLAVSEQKGEFVKDILALANVTERERNSYLLLGVEDRRHGGRILGIADSLDADRLTQIIVSYTSPSIEMRVAHVTLDEKTVGIIGVLWTETHPYYALRDIGSTLSSVVYTRRGATVGRLSLQELEYLIRAKGTRTGSMVAQDPLQCGFVDGGHWAGPTGLVLRIVNVADTIVNEIHLVFDVVSKADASIFYRATIFTGIALEPEASREIELDLRTLSMMKDGKQITTDSSIGRWLDVTARIRYRDRFGFLREIQSATFLPNW; translated from the coding sequence ATGACTCCTCCGTGGCCACTCACCGAAGAAACACTGCGCGGCTTGATAGCAGAAGACGAATCACGTAATGTCGAGTTCAAGCAGTCGGACTACGATTTGGCAGTGTCCGAGCAAAAGGGCGAATTCGTGAAGGATATCCTCGCTCTCGCAAACGTCACTGAGCGCGAAAGGAACAGTTACCTCCTCCTTGGGGTGGAAGATCGGCGACACGGAGGCCGGATACTTGGGATTGCTGACTCACTCGACGCAGATAGACTCACACAGATCATCGTCTCCTACACGTCACCATCAATAGAAATGCGTGTAGCCCATGTGACGTTGGACGAAAAGACCGTCGGCATCATCGGCGTGCTATGGACCGAAACGCACCCTTACTACGCATTACGCGATATTGGGTCCACACTATCATCGGTCGTTTACACACGTCGTGGAGCGACGGTGGGTCGGCTCAGCCTTCAGGAGCTCGAATATCTGATCCGCGCAAAGGGAACAAGAACAGGCAGCATGGTAGCACAGGATCCCCTTCAATGTGGCTTCGTGGATGGCGGGCATTGGGCGGGTCCAACTGGACTAGTTCTCCGGATCGTAAATGTCGCCGATACCATCGTAAACGAGATCCATCTAGTCTTTGATGTCGTATCGAAGGCCGACGCATCGATCTTTTACAGAGCCACGATTTTTACTGGGATCGCGCTCGAGCCGGAAGCATCGCGAGAAATCGAGCTCGACTTGCGAACGCTCTCCATGATGAAAGATGGCAAACAGATTACCACGGATTCGTCGATCGGAAGATGGCTCGATGTAACAGCCCGAATCCGCTACCGTGACAGATTCGGCTTCCTCCGAGAGATTCAGTCGGCGACTTTTCTACCCAACTGGTAG
- a CDS encoding recombinase family protein produces MTTINLDSTFAYPIPRTTEERKVAAAARGVIIIGRQSDPRQAKLNLGSQAAQVQFSLEETDAAGIPRSWIKLVAAWGETGTTRKPRPFFEQILALVVNNQVGLIVVQYYDRTGRNLADEGRLLEAASKHGVLFLINGDLLDPRKARDRRSLASDAVSAEFDNNTRIERFAGAKLVLARSLAFRTRLPTGLVWASPRDSRYVEAMKNAGLRHWLDRTPDHRVRSTRDATTLYILPWPDADVIASLEMRFKWLFELRSLIGVYERIDSGYPGWPTAHVGQIPYIKQTAFYDPDTPVIWNKLDRYNLKASLKSLAYYGIYSVYSHQLASTETVARRQRRNKKGVAYGRAIAIARPPLPSAIELINSSVSHEPTK; encoded by the coding sequence ATGACGACCATCAATCTTGATTCCACTTTCGCCTACCCAATCCCTAGAACCACGGAAGAGCGAAAAGTCGCCGCGGCAGCTCGAGGAGTCATCATTATCGGACGCCAATCAGATCCACGCCAAGCGAAACTCAACCTAGGAAGCCAAGCAGCTCAGGTTCAATTCTCGCTAGAAGAGACAGATGCTGCTGGTATTCCCAGAAGCTGGATTAAACTCGTTGCGGCATGGGGTGAAACCGGTACGACTCGCAAGCCGCGGCCGTTCTTCGAACAGATCCTTGCACTGGTTGTTAACAACCAAGTCGGCCTCATTGTTGTTCAGTACTATGACAGGACGGGCCGAAACCTCGCTGACGAGGGTCGACTGCTGGAAGCTGCTTCAAAGCACGGCGTATTGTTCCTAATCAATGGCGACCTTCTTGATCCCCGGAAGGCACGCGACCGGCGGTCTCTGGCATCTGACGCCGTCAGCGCAGAGTTTGATAACAACACACGCATTGAACGTTTTGCCGGTGCCAAACTCGTTCTAGCGCGCTCGCTCGCCTTTCGCACTCGCCTTCCAACAGGATTAGTGTGGGCGTCCCCGCGAGACTCGCGCTATGTCGAGGCGATGAAAAATGCTGGGTTACGTCACTGGCTGGATCGAACGCCGGATCATCGTGTCCGATCGACCCGAGATGCTACTACGCTCTACATTTTGCCGTGGCCTGACGCCGATGTTATAGCATCGTTAGAAATGCGATTCAAGTGGCTATTCGAGCTGCGCTCGTTAATTGGCGTGTACGAGCGAATTGACAGTGGTTATCCCGGATGGCCGACGGCTCACGTCGGACAGATCCCATACATCAAGCAAACCGCGTTTTACGACCCCGATACACCAGTGATCTGGAATAAGCTGGACCGGTACAATCTCAAGGCCAGCCTTAAATCGCTCGCGTACTATGGCATTTACAGCGTCTATTCGCATCAACTTGCCTCGACTGAGACTGTTGCTCGTCGCCAACGCCGGAACAAAAAAGGCGTGGCCTACGGTCGTGCGATCGCGATCGCACGACCACCGCTTCCGTCGGCCATAGAGTTAATCAACTCATCCGTGTCCCACGAACCCACCAAATAG
- a CDS encoding heavy metal translocating P-type ATPase, producing the protein MFRDKFWLSLLLTLPTLIWGHMLQNALGYTAPHVPGARWIPAVFGTAVFAYGGTPFLEGAVREIRDRLPGMMTLIALAISVAFAFSVAVVLGFPGMPLWEELATLVTIMLLGHWLEMRSISQAQGALGELAKLLPSTAARVRGEGAAERVEDVPIAELHEGDMVLVRPGAGVPADGIVRSGRSAVDEALVTGESAPVEKKEGATVIAGTVNGSGSLRVEVTGTGDRTALAGIMRLVEQAQGSRSRAQALADRAAFWLTWIALGSGVVTLVAWLLIGATASTAIERFVTVLVIACPHALGLAVPLVLAISTTLGARAGLLVRDRRGLEEARNLTTVVFDKTGTLTLGEHRVVAARTVGDLSEDQALRLSAAVERDAEHPVARAIVTSAAERGLEVPASSAFEAIPGRGVRSTVDGRQLAAGGPNLLTSLGVTPAPELQRFAEEAAGRGQGVVYLVEGSRALAAFAVADAVRPESAEAVRRLHDAGVEVVMMTGDTRAVAEAVARELGIDTVLAQVLPEDKATNIEALQRQGKRVAMVGDGVNDAPALVTADVGVAIGAGTKVAVEAGDIVLVRSDPRDVPRIINLSRVSYHKMVQNLWWAAGYNIIAIPLAAGVLAHWGVILSPAVGAVLMSMSTIIVAINAQLLRRAQL; encoded by the coding sequence ATGTTCCGCGACAAGTTCTGGCTGTCGCTCCTGCTCACGCTTCCAACGCTGATCTGGGGCCACATGCTTCAAAACGCGCTCGGCTACACGGCGCCGCACGTTCCTGGTGCGAGATGGATCCCGGCGGTGTTCGGCACCGCGGTGTTCGCCTACGGCGGGACGCCGTTCCTCGAGGGTGCTGTCCGCGAGATTCGGGACCGCTTGCCCGGTATGATGACGCTGATTGCGCTCGCGATCAGCGTCGCGTTCGCATTCAGCGTGGCGGTCGTACTCGGTTTCCCTGGCATGCCACTCTGGGAAGAGCTGGCAACGCTTGTCACGATCATGCTGCTCGGTCACTGGCTCGAGATGCGCTCGATCTCGCAGGCTCAGGGCGCGCTCGGCGAGCTGGCGAAGCTGCTCCCAAGCACTGCCGCACGCGTTCGCGGGGAGGGCGCAGCCGAGCGCGTCGAGGACGTACCGATAGCCGAGCTGCACGAGGGCGACATGGTACTCGTGCGTCCCGGTGCCGGCGTCCCGGCCGATGGCATCGTGCGCTCGGGGCGGAGTGCTGTGGACGAGGCGTTAGTGACCGGCGAGTCGGCGCCAGTGGAGAAGAAGGAGGGCGCCACGGTCATCGCCGGCACGGTGAACGGCTCGGGCTCGCTCCGGGTCGAGGTCACCGGCACCGGCGACCGCACTGCACTCGCCGGGATCATGCGCTTGGTGGAGCAGGCGCAGGGTTCCCGCTCACGCGCGCAGGCGCTCGCCGACCGCGCTGCTTTCTGGCTCACCTGGATCGCGCTCGGCTCCGGTGTGGTGACGCTCGTCGCTTGGCTGCTGATCGGCGCGACGGCCTCGACGGCCATCGAGCGGTTCGTCACAGTGCTCGTCATCGCTTGCCCTCACGCGCTCGGCCTCGCAGTCCCGCTCGTGCTTGCGATATCGACCACACTCGGAGCACGCGCAGGCCTTCTTGTGCGCGACCGCCGCGGGCTCGAGGAGGCGCGAAATCTCACGACCGTCGTGTTCGACAAGACGGGCACCCTCACCCTGGGCGAGCATCGTGTGGTCGCGGCGCGTACGGTCGGCGATCTCTCAGAGGACCAGGCCTTGCGGCTCTCGGCCGCCGTGGAGCGCGACGCCGAGCACCCGGTTGCGCGGGCCATTGTGACGAGCGCGGCGGAGCGAGGGCTGGAGGTGCCGGCGTCGAGCGCGTTCGAGGCGATCCCGGGTCGCGGTGTGCGTTCCACCGTGGATGGGCGCCAGCTTGCGGCTGGTGGTCCGAACCTGCTCACGAGTCTCGGCGTAACCCCCGCGCCCGAGCTCCAGCGATTCGCGGAAGAGGCGGCCGGCCGCGGTCAGGGCGTGGTGTACCTGGTCGAGGGGAGCCGCGCACTCGCGGCGTTCGCGGTGGCGGACGCAGTACGGCCTGAGTCGGCCGAGGCGGTACGGCGGCTGCATGACGCTGGCGTCGAGGTGGTGATGATGACCGGCGACACGCGCGCCGTGGCGGAAGCCGTCGCCCGCGAGCTCGGAATCGACACCGTGCTTGCGCAAGTGCTACCAGAGGACAAGGCGACGAACATCGAAGCGCTGCAGCGACAGGGCAAGCGTGTGGCGATGGTGGGCGACGGCGTGAACGACGCGCCAGCGCTCGTCACCGCCGACGTGGGCGTGGCGATCGGGGCCGGGACGAAGGTTGCGGTCGAAGCGGGTGACATCGTCCTCGTGCGGAGCGATCCACGCGACGTACCCCGCATCATCAATCTCTCACGCGTCAGCTATCACAAGATGGTGCAGAACCTCTGGTGGGCCGCGGGCTACAACATCATCGCAATCCCGCTCGCGGCCGGCGTGCTTGCCCACTGGGGCGTGATACTCTCGCCGGCCGTTGGTGCGGTGCTCATGTCGATGAGCACGATCATAGTCGCCATCAACGCACAGTTGCTGCGCCGTGCGCAACTGTAA
- a CDS encoding sigma-70 family RNA polymerase sigma factor — protein sequence MPSIDVAYGISEAAECRAPIASGHRHRTRVATQVESNYPVGDAAGILSLVHHAQANALEMDALLVKLEEPLVAFVRRRITNTVRALEDTPSIVHDALIRIASRIKKCRATSDRQFMAWALAITRNVIADYWRSERLKFETLDMQVMVGCAEAFTHWATDIDSSALPEEQSAHAELQAIVCKVYDTLPADMAQLCWEHIVYGATWAESGSTLGVSADAAKHRYLRAIKAIRGATLRRIRALSEPMRSRVVERLAECGWAVD from the coding sequence ATGCCATCGATCGATGTAGCGTACGGGATTTCAGAAGCAGCGGAATGCCGGGCGCCGATCGCATCGGGACACCGACATCGTACACGGGTCGCAACTCAGGTTGAGTCAAACTATCCGGTTGGCGATGCTGCTGGGATTCTGTCACTCGTGCATCACGCACAAGCGAATGCGTTGGAGATGGACGCTCTGCTTGTCAAACTAGAGGAACCACTCGTTGCGTTTGTACGACGCCGGATCACAAACACCGTGCGCGCGCTTGAGGATACTCCCAGCATTGTGCACGATGCTCTAATTCGGATTGCGTCGCGGATCAAGAAATGTCGAGCCACATCGGATAGGCAATTCATGGCATGGGCGCTCGCTATCACGCGTAATGTCATTGCGGATTATTGGCGCTCCGAGCGTCTCAAGTTCGAAACGCTGGATATGCAAGTAATGGTCGGCTGTGCAGAAGCATTTACGCATTGGGCGACCGATATCGACTCGTCTGCCTTGCCCGAGGAGCAAAGTGCACATGCGGAGCTACAGGCCATTGTATGTAAAGTGTACGATACGCTGCCTGCGGATATGGCTCAGCTCTGTTGGGAGCATATCGTTTACGGGGCGACATGGGCCGAGTCTGGAAGCACCCTAGGGGTCAGCGCGGACGCTGCGAAGCATCGCTACCTGCGCGCAATCAAAGCGATTCGTGGCGCTACTCTCAGACGGATACGCGCGCTATCTGAACCGATGCGAAGTCGAGTCGTGGAACGCCTGGCAGAGTGTGGGTGGGCAGTGGATTGA
- a CDS encoding helix-turn-helix transcriptional regulator, which produces MARNTKSTTSRSARHPTPRGSSTKRGGARGSPTRRELGNVLRAFRERLAISQERLGFAADLHRNYIGSAERGERNVSFEGLARWLDALGVSWEEFGTAIDASVPRKGRW; this is translated from the coding sequence ATGGCCCGAAACACTAAATCCACTACCTCCCGAAGCGCACGCCATCCCACCCCCAGGGGATCCAGCACCAAGCGCGGAGGCGCACGTGGTTCCCCGACCCGAAGAGAGTTGGGAAACGTTCTGCGAGCATTCAGAGAGCGCCTAGCAATTTCTCAGGAGCGACTGGGATTCGCTGCAGACCTCCACCGTAACTACATTGGCTCGGCCGAGCGAGGTGAGCGCAATGTGTCGTTCGAAGGATTGGCTCGGTGGCTTGACGCTCTGGGGGTTTCGTGGGAGGAGTTCGGAACGGCGATCGACGCATCCGTACCGAGGAAAGGGCGATGGTAG